The Caulobacter sp. FWC26 genome contains a region encoding:
- a CDS encoding sulfotransferase, which yields MSVSAADPLSQAVRRFEARDRARAAAIIVKLASEDAPLGDRWSQVAQLAAALGEVSAARAAMRRYVAGDPYDIERRLAYGAMLAQLGHVAGAVKATEAFLPNAPRPDARLHQLLGACLAQLGRVEEAERHLRTAIAGTEWPELAGAAWLALADIKSFGGSDPDVAAMQTLSAQLGPDAPSSLLYALGKAYNDQGDVDRAFESWTQGADKVRRQRGPYNSAASRRFVDEVVAGFRSEDFAKLPPSTVDSERPIFVLGLPRSGTTLVEQILASHADVVDGAELNLFRTATMDLGGYAPSDVTRMAFRPDAADVWTRFGEAYLHLLDERFGTTGRIVDKTLNHTRFVGLIHHVLPKARFVWLRRDPGDVALSCFRSHFASGLDWTWSLEDIGHHMIEEDRLHAHWSALYPDAILTVAYEDLVSDPKTWIAKILDHCHLPFQDNLRDFHLTARAVTTSSASQVRQPMSTRAIGQWKRYEAHLAPFFETYGQS from the coding sequence ATGTCCGTCAGCGCCGCCGATCCCTTGTCTCAGGCCGTGCGCCGCTTCGAGGCGCGAGATCGCGCCCGAGCCGCCGCCATCATCGTCAAGCTGGCGAGCGAGGACGCGCCGCTGGGTGACCGTTGGAGCCAGGTCGCCCAGCTTGCGGCTGCGCTCGGGGAAGTTTCGGCCGCTCGCGCGGCCATGCGGCGCTACGTGGCCGGGGATCCGTACGACATAGAACGCCGACTTGCTTATGGCGCGATGCTGGCCCAACTGGGACATGTCGCCGGGGCGGTCAAAGCCACCGAGGCGTTCCTGCCCAACGCGCCCCGACCCGACGCTCGGCTGCACCAACTGCTAGGCGCCTGCCTCGCCCAGTTGGGGCGCGTCGAAGAGGCCGAACGTCACCTCCGGACGGCAATCGCGGGGACGGAATGGCCGGAGCTCGCCGGCGCGGCTTGGTTGGCGCTCGCCGACATCAAGTCCTTCGGCGGTTCTGACCCGGATGTCGCCGCGATGCAGACTCTCTCCGCTCAACTGGGGCCAGACGCGCCGAGCAGCCTGCTCTACGCGCTGGGCAAGGCCTATAACGATCAGGGCGACGTTGACCGGGCGTTCGAAAGCTGGACCCAGGGCGCCGACAAGGTGCGGCGTCAGCGAGGGCCCTATAATAGCGCCGCTTCCAGGCGCTTCGTGGATGAGGTCGTTGCAGGGTTCAGGAGCGAGGACTTCGCCAAGCTTCCCCCCAGCACCGTCGATAGCGAACGACCGATCTTCGTGCTGGGGCTGCCGCGTTCTGGCACCACGCTGGTGGAGCAAATCCTGGCCAGCCACGCCGACGTCGTGGACGGTGCGGAGCTGAACCTGTTCCGTACGGCCACCATGGACCTCGGCGGTTACGCGCCGTCGGACGTCACGCGGATGGCGTTTCGCCCCGATGCCGCCGATGTCTGGACGCGGTTTGGAGAGGCCTACCTCCATCTGCTGGACGAGCGGTTCGGAACGACCGGGCGCATCGTCGACAAGACGTTGAACCACACGCGCTTCGTCGGCCTGATCCACCATGTACTTCCCAAGGCGCGCTTCGTCTGGCTTCGGCGCGACCCGGGCGATGTCGCACTCTCCTGTTTCCGCAGCCACTTCGCGAGCGGTCTGGATTGGACATGGTCGCTTGAAGACATCGGCCACCACATGATCGAGGAGGATCGTCTCCACGCGCACTGGTCGGCGCTGTATCCCGACGCGATCCTGACGGTGGCTTACGAGGACCTGGTGTCCGATCCGAAGACCTGGATCGCGAAGATCCTCGATCACTGCCACCTGCCCTTTCAGGACAATCTGCGCGATTTCCACCTTACCGCGCGGGCTGTGACGACCTCGTCCGCCAGCCAGGTTCGCCAGCCGATGAGCACGCGAGCGATTGGGCAATGGAAGCGTTACGAAGCGCACCTGGCGCCGTTCTTTGAGACGTACGGCCAGAGCTGA
- a CDS encoding TonB-dependent receptor has translation MTTTLLAGFAAVATPVALGVIATAMPTVASAQDYTSGTLAGTVVNSSGQPVAGAQVTVKSAAQGFTREVTTDNNGQFRVPLIPQGAYAVSINKIGFKPTSDGALGVRAGGESNYNFTLTAADETVSEVVITATANPQLDFSQTTTGLAIDVEDLQKQVPVGRNITALTLLAPGTVEGSSTNFRGQTSISGASVAENAFYLNGLNITNFDNYIGGSRVPFEFYKSVEVKTGGYSAEYGRATGGIINAVSKSGSNDFTFAVHGNWSPASLESPQKDTYQTRGKLRETNNKDLVIEAGGPIIKDRLFFYGLAQFNDNESRGASIAAGSYNVDRMKDPFYGVKLDGYITDRQHLEFTLINTARVTKRESFAYTFANNTDTIGAALPGTRFEDGATSYVAKYTGTFTDWFTLSAAYGLNKDRAATRSALSSSPLVQSSIAAGPTNSTATRRVSVQNAAAQDAPRYTSREFYRVDGDLYFSLFGDHHIRAGYDRENLSLTHQSTRNGGGNYVYREGSATDPRGVPAGRYYLDVRTFLGGGSYSSRNQAIYIQDSWDVLPTLTLNLGVRRDQFQNRGINLNGTKGPVFVEFDNEVAARIGFTWDPGNDGANKIFGNYGRYYLPVASNTAYRQASAILDQTSYFLLPAGFQLYVPGTTTVNTAFVNPVTGLPLSGIGTQITGFPNSAICLAGGVGTAGLRGCTVRNNGTIQPFAANVSKNLKSTADDEYILGYERRFDSLWKAGVTLTYRKSLRAADDVSVDYAVQAYCKANKIAGCEDVYSGFHQYTIINPGLAQTITLSDPLPGETTVRTINFTADQLRYPKVDRQYIALQFQFDRAFDGKWALNGSYTLSESKGNYEGYVKTDYAGGQTDAGITADFDTPGLTEGAYGLLPNHRGHVFKAFGSYQVFDNFLVGANALVTSGRKYGCMGFNPNDPILNSAYGALSHYCDGKVTPRGSVFSDPWTYRLDLSARYTVPSFGLLPENGLTLRADIFNVFNTRRTVETNEFGELDSGAKNNNFRAPLAYMPPRSVRLGFDLVF, from the coding sequence ATGACGACGACGCTGCTGGCCGGCTTCGCTGCAGTGGCGACTCCCGTGGCGCTCGGCGTCATCGCGACCGCCATGCCCACCGTGGCGTCCGCCCAGGACTACACGAGCGGCACCCTGGCCGGTACGGTCGTCAACAGCAGCGGCCAGCCCGTCGCCGGCGCGCAAGTGACCGTGAAGTCGGCCGCTCAAGGCTTCACCCGCGAAGTGACGACCGACAACAACGGTCAGTTCCGCGTTCCGCTGATCCCGCAGGGCGCCTATGCGGTCTCGATCAACAAGATCGGCTTCAAGCCGACCAGCGACGGCGCCCTGGGCGTCCGCGCCGGCGGTGAAAGCAACTACAACTTCACCCTGACGGCCGCGGACGAAACCGTCTCGGAAGTGGTCATCACCGCGACCGCCAACCCGCAGCTCGACTTCTCGCAGACCACGACCGGTCTGGCGATCGACGTCGAAGACCTGCAAAAGCAGGTTCCGGTCGGCCGTAACATCACCGCCCTGACGCTGCTGGCGCCGGGCACGGTCGAGGGTTCGTCGACCAACTTCCGCGGTCAGACCTCGATCAGCGGCGCCTCGGTCGCTGAAAACGCGTTCTACCTGAACGGCCTGAACATCACGAACTTCGACAACTACATCGGCGGTTCGCGCGTTCCGTTCGAGTTCTACAAGTCGGTCGAAGTGAAGACCGGCGGCTACTCGGCCGAGTATGGTCGCGCCACCGGCGGCATCATCAACGCCGTTTCGAAGTCGGGCTCGAACGACTTCACCTTCGCCGTCCACGGCAACTGGTCGCCCGCGTCGCTGGAAAGCCCGCAAAAGGATACCTACCAGACCCGCGGCAAGCTGCGTGAGACGAACAACAAGGATCTCGTGATCGAAGCCGGCGGCCCGATCATCAAGGACCGCCTGTTCTTCTACGGTCTGGCCCAGTTCAACGACAACGAATCGCGTGGTGCCTCGATCGCCGCCGGTTCGTACAACGTCGACCGCATGAAGGACCCCTTCTACGGCGTGAAGCTGGACGGTTACATCACCGACCGCCAGCACCTGGAATTCACCCTGATCAATACGGCGCGCGTGACGAAGCGTGAAAGCTTCGCCTACACGTTCGCCAACAACACCGACACCATCGGCGCGGCCCTGCCGGGCACCCGCTTCGAAGACGGCGCCACCAGCTACGTCGCGAAGTACACCGGCACCTTCACCGATTGGTTCACCCTGTCGGCCGCCTATGGTCTGAACAAGGACCGCGCCGCGACCCGTTCGGCCCTGAGCAGCTCGCCGCTGGTTCAGTCGTCGATCGCCGCCGGCCCGACCAACTCGACGGCCACCCGTCGCGTCAGCGTTCAGAACGCCGCCGCTCAGGACGCGCCGCGCTACACCTCGCGCGAATTCTACCGCGTCGACGGTGACCTGTACTTCAGCCTGTTCGGTGACCACCACATCCGCGCCGGCTACGATCGCGAAAACCTGAGCCTGACGCACCAGTCGACCCGTAACGGCGGCGGCAACTACGTCTACCGTGAAGGTTCGGCGACCGATCCGCGCGGCGTGCCGGCCGGTCGTTACTACCTCGACGTCCGGACGTTCCTCGGCGGTGGTTCGTACTCGTCGCGGAACCAGGCCATCTACATCCAAGATTCGTGGGATGTCCTGCCGACCCTGACCCTGAACCTGGGCGTTCGTCGCGACCAGTTCCAGAACCGCGGCATCAACCTGAACGGCACCAAGGGCCCGGTCTTCGTCGAATTCGACAACGAAGTGGCGGCCCGCATCGGCTTCACCTGGGATCCGGGTAACGACGGCGCCAACAAGATCTTCGGTAACTACGGCCGCTACTACCTGCCGGTCGCGTCGAACACGGCGTACCGTCAGGCCTCGGCCATCCTCGACCAGACCTCGTACTTCCTGCTGCCGGCCGGCTTCCAGCTGTACGTCCCGGGCACGACCACGGTGAACACCGCGTTCGTCAACCCGGTCACGGGTCTGCCGCTCTCGGGCATCGGCACGCAGATCACCGGCTTCCCGAACTCGGCCATCTGTCTGGCCGGCGGCGTGGGCACGGCGGGCCTCCGTGGCTGTACGGTGCGTAACAACGGCACCATCCAGCCGTTTGCGGCCAACGTGTCGAAGAACCTGAAGTCGACGGCCGACGACGAATATATCCTCGGTTACGAGCGCCGCTTCGACTCGCTGTGGAAGGCTGGCGTGACGCTGACCTACCGCAAGTCGCTGCGCGCCGCCGACGACGTGTCAGTCGACTACGCCGTCCAAGCGTACTGCAAGGCCAACAAGATCGCCGGCTGCGAAGACGTCTATAGCGGCTTCCACCAGTACACGATCATCAACCCGGGCCTGGCTCAGACCATCACCCTGTCGGACCCGCTGCCGGGCGAGACGACGGTTCGCACGATCAACTTCACCGCTGATCAGCTGCGCTACCCGAAGGTCGACCGCCAGTACATCGCCCTGCAGTTCCAGTTTGACCGTGCGTTCGACGGCAAGTGGGCTCTGAACGGTTCGTACACCCTCTCGGAATCGAAGGGTAACTACGAAGGCTACGTGAAGACCGACTACGCTGGTGGCCAAACCGACGCCGGCATCACCGCCGACTTCGACACCCCCGGCCTGACCGAGGGCGCCTACGGCCTGCTGCCGAACCACCGCGGTCACGTGTTCAAGGCCTTCGGTTCGTACCAAGTGTTCGACAACTTCCTGGTCGGCGCCAACGCGCTGGTCACGTCGGGCCGCAAGTACGGCTGCATGGGCTTCAACCCGAACGACCCGATCCTGAACAGCGCTTACGGCGCCCTGTCGCACTACTGCGATGGCAAGGTCACCCCGCGTGGCTCGGTGTTCAGCGATCCCTGGACCTACCGCCTCGACCTGTCGGCCCGCTACACGGTTCCGTCGTTCGGCTTGCTGCCGGAAAACGGCCTGACGCTGCGCGCCGACATCTTCAACGTCTTCAACACCCGTCGCACGGTGGAGACGAACGAGTTCGGCGAACTGGACAGCGGCGCGAAGAACAACAACTTCCGCGCTCCGCTGGCCTACATGCCGCCGCGCTCGGTGCGTCTGGGCTTCGACCTGGTCTTCTAA
- a CDS encoding TIGR01244 family sulfur transferase, with protein sequence MSDFRRVTESLSVSPQVDPADMARAAAEGFVLVINNRPDGEDPSQPSSATVEAAARAAGMDYLHVPVRGGPTPDQVEAVRAAIESAEGPVLAFCRSGTRSIVTWSIGQALAGADRETLVAQGHAAGYDLSGVLPA encoded by the coding sequence ATGAGCGACTTCCGACGCGTCACCGAATCTCTTTCCGTCAGTCCGCAGGTGGACCCGGCCGATATGGCGCGCGCGGCGGCCGAGGGCTTTGTGCTGGTGATCAACAACCGGCCCGACGGCGAAGACCCCAGTCAGCCGTCCAGCGCCACGGTCGAGGCGGCCGCCCGCGCGGCCGGAATGGATTATCTGCATGTGCCGGTGCGCGGCGGACCGACGCCCGACCAGGTCGAGGCGGTGCGCGCGGCGATCGAGTCGGCCGAGGGGCCGGTGCTGGCGTTCTGCCGCTCGGGCACCCGCTCGATCGTCACCTGGTCGATCGGCCAGGCGCTGGCGGGCGCGGACCGCGAGACGCTGGTGGCCCAGGGCCACGCCGCAGGCTACGATCTTTCAGGCGTGCTGCCCGCCTAA
- a CDS encoding MBL fold metallo-hydrolase → MIPFVRELEFEYGRCDTVSPLIRRVIARNPGPFTFIGTGVYIVGRGEVAVIDPGPDLPEHFEALKAALTGERVTHVLVTHHHLDHSPLAHPLAQAFGAKVLGLPAPADHGEAAAPGLEEGADSRFRPDIVLADGDIVEGPGWTLETVATPGHTSNHLCFALREENALFCGDHIMGWSTTVITPPDGDMGDYFASLEKVRARGFDTLWPTHGAPVREVTPFIDAYVAHRRAREAQIVQALGAGFTTIKAMVPSLYAAVDPRLHPAAALSVLAHMIQLVREGRVVTPGEPGLDAEYRLA, encoded by the coding sequence ATGATCCCCTTCGTCCGCGAGCTTGAGTTCGAATACGGCCGCTGTGACACGGTGAGTCCGCTGATCCGGCGGGTGATCGCGCGCAATCCCGGGCCGTTCACCTTCATAGGCACCGGCGTCTATATCGTCGGCCGGGGCGAGGTGGCGGTGATCGACCCCGGCCCCGATCTGCCCGAGCATTTCGAGGCGCTGAAGGCGGCGCTGACCGGCGAGCGGGTGACGCACGTGCTGGTCACCCACCATCACCTGGACCACAGCCCCCTCGCCCATCCGCTGGCTCAGGCGTTCGGCGCCAAGGTCCTTGGCCTGCCGGCGCCGGCCGATCACGGAGAGGCCGCCGCGCCGGGCCTGGAGGAAGGCGCCGACAGCCGCTTTCGGCCCGACATCGTGCTGGCCGATGGCGACATCGTGGAAGGACCGGGCTGGACGCTGGAGACGGTGGCCACGCCCGGCCACACCTCGAACCACCTGTGTTTCGCCCTGCGGGAAGAGAACGCCCTGTTCTGTGGCGACCACATCATGGGCTGGTCGACCACGGTGATCACCCCGCCCGACGGCGACATGGGCGACTATTTCGCCAGCCTGGAAAAGGTGCGCGCGCGCGGCTTCGACACCCTGTGGCCCACCCACGGCGCGCCGGTCCGCGAGGTTACGCCCTTCATCGACGCCTATGTCGCCCACCGTCGGGCGCGCGAGGCGCAGATCGTGCAGGCCCTGGGCGCTGGTTTCACCACCATCAAGGCGATGGTGCCCAGCCTCTACGCGGCGGTCGACCCGCGCCTGCATCCGGCGGCCGCCCTCTCGGTGCTGGCCCACATGATCCAGCTGGTCCGCGAGGGGCGGGTCGTGACACCGGGCGAGCCGGGCCTCGACGCCGAATACCGCCTGGCCTGA
- a CDS encoding long-chain-fatty-acid--CoA ligase codes for MQGLMQHGALTLDKIIDHAAKWHAGREVVSRSVEGPIVRTTYGAIRDRAKRVSNALLGMGIKPGDRVGTLAWNTGRHMEAWYGIMGIGAVCHTLNPRLFPEQIAWIADHAGDRAIFTDLTFLPIIAAILPRLPHVEYVVVFTDRAHMPADFAPAGDAPHFKGLLCYEELVEQHHADCAWGGFDEGTAAGLCYTSGTTGDPKGVMYSHRSNFLHTLITLQPDVMGLSQKDVILPVVPMFHANAWGVAFSAPGAGAKMVMPGAKMDGASIYELLDTEQVTFSAAVPTVWQMLLQHLEATGAKLPTLKKVVIGGAACPESIIRAFHDKYDVEVVHAWGMTETSPVGTLSVLTDELSKLPYDEQMPWRLKQGRPPLGVEICLKDDEDNRLPHDGKAFGHLKIRGPIIAAEYFRGAGGKILDDEGFFDTGDVATIDEHGFMQITDRAKDVVKSGGEWISTIEIENIAVGHPKVALAAVVGQPHPKWDERPVLLVKLKEGESATPQEFIDYLQGKIAKWWMPDDVLIVDDIPLGATGKIDKKLIRKRLADQGYALPATPLQPSPPAPQPTLAAADGGQAAKIYAPEAVEEVEADTALPAEQAQLEEETAPAGELEAASEVSAPLTSPAEAEPVAPTPEPEPKAAEAAEPVSAADAIIAEAAAIAAGAAKPVEGATTEVKATAEKPEPNSEAKPEPEAEPPLRLHEPDKPEAPKAQPVASEAAPFAVPITPGRRGKTKAAKGAKASGAKAKPVWAGLYLDFAVLVALTPAILAAGGALGVKLGLINLPFGYNTLTLDWAPKAAQVSIVTGLVGLVVALFAGFGRLWKAALTALLITAATFAVMFGAKALLGQTPPIHDVATDWKTPLGFSDAAMAARGGAASLVDDDPSLPVGSAAFAGRRIAEINAETCPAARPLVSNRAPADVYEAAKAAVLASGMTLVTDDPVDGRLEATARSFWYGLTDDVVVRVRPDAAGSRLDMRSIGRDAGADLGRNCDRIGRLISVIKGG; via the coding sequence ATGCAAGGGCTGATGCAGCACGGGGCGCTGACCCTCGATAAAATCATCGATCACGCCGCGAAATGGCATGCCGGCCGCGAGGTCGTCAGTCGCTCTGTCGAGGGACCGATCGTCCGCACGACGTATGGCGCGATCCGCGATCGGGCCAAGCGGGTGTCCAACGCCCTCTTGGGCATGGGGATCAAGCCGGGCGACCGCGTCGGCACCCTGGCCTGGAACACCGGCCGCCACATGGAAGCCTGGTACGGCATCATGGGCATCGGCGCGGTGTGCCACACGCTCAATCCGCGCCTGTTTCCCGAGCAGATCGCCTGGATCGCCGACCACGCCGGCGACCGCGCCATCTTCACCGACCTGACCTTCCTGCCGATCATCGCCGCGATTCTGCCGCGCCTGCCGCATGTGGAGTACGTGGTCGTCTTCACCGACCGCGCGCACATGCCGGCCGACTTCGCCCCGGCGGGCGACGCGCCGCACTTCAAGGGCCTGCTCTGCTACGAGGAACTCGTCGAGCAGCACCACGCCGACTGCGCCTGGGGCGGGTTCGACGAGGGCACGGCCGCCGGCCTTTGCTATACCTCGGGCACGACCGGCGATCCCAAGGGGGTGATGTACTCCCACCGCTCGAACTTCCTGCACACCCTAATCACGCTACAGCCCGACGTGATGGGCCTGTCGCAGAAGGACGTGATCCTGCCGGTGGTGCCGATGTTCCACGCCAACGCCTGGGGCGTGGCGTTCTCGGCCCCGGGCGCGGGCGCGAAGATGGTCATGCCGGGCGCCAAGATGGACGGCGCCTCGATCTATGAACTGCTGGACACCGAACAGGTCACCTTCTCGGCCGCCGTGCCCACCGTCTGGCAGATGCTGCTGCAGCATTTGGAAGCCACCGGCGCCAAGCTGCCAACCCTGAAAAAGGTGGTGATCGGCGGCGCGGCCTGCCCCGAGAGCATAATCCGCGCCTTCCACGACAAGTACGACGTCGAGGTCGTGCACGCCTGGGGCATGACCGAGACCTCGCCGGTCGGCACGCTGTCGGTGCTGACGGATGAGCTCTCCAAGCTGCCCTATGATGAGCAGATGCCCTGGCGTCTGAAGCAGGGGCGTCCGCCGCTGGGCGTCGAGATCTGCCTGAAGGACGACGAGGACAATCGCCTGCCGCACGACGGCAAGGCCTTCGGCCACCTGAAGATCCGGGGCCCGATCATTGCGGCCGAGTACTTCCGAGGCGCCGGCGGCAAGATCCTGGACGACGAGGGCTTCTTCGACACCGGCGATGTGGCCACGATCGACGAGCACGGCTTCATGCAGATCACCGACCGCGCCAAGGACGTGGTCAAGTCGGGCGGCGAATGGATCTCGACCATCGAGATCGAGAACATCGCCGTCGGCCACCCCAAGGTCGCCTTGGCGGCGGTGGTTGGCCAGCCGCATCCCAAGTGGGACGAGCGCCCGGTGCTGCTGGTCAAGCTCAAGGAAGGCGAGAGCGCCACGCCGCAGGAGTTCATCGACTACCTGCAAGGCAAGATCGCCAAGTGGTGGATGCCCGACGACGTGCTGATCGTCGACGACATCCCGCTGGGCGCGACCGGCAAGATCGACAAGAAGCTGATCCGCAAGCGCCTGGCCGACCAGGGCTACGCCTTGCCCGCCACGCCCTTGCAGCCCAGCCCTCCAGCGCCTCAGCCGACCCTGGCGGCGGCTGACGGCGGCCAGGCGGCGAAGATCTACGCGCCCGAGGCCGTCGAAGAGGTCGAGGCCGACACAGCCTTACCCGCCGAGCAGGCGCAGCTCGAAGAGGAGACCGCGCCGGCGGGGGAGCTTGAGGCGGCGTCGGAGGTCTCTGCGCCTCTGACGTCGCCTGCGGAAGCTGAACCGGTCGCGCCCACGCCTGAGCCCGAGCCGAAGGCTGCGGAAGCGGCTGAGCCGGTCTCCGCCGCCGACGCGATCATCGCCGAGGCCGCCGCGATCGCGGCGGGCGCGGCCAAGCCCGTCGAGGGCGCGACGACCGAGGTCAAGGCGACGGCGGAAAAGCCAGAGCCGAACTCGGAGGCCAAGCCCGAGCCGGAGGCCGAACCGCCGCTGCGCCTGCACGAGCCCGACAAGCCTGAAGCGCCCAAGGCCCAGCCGGTCGCCAGCGAGGCGGCGCCCTTCGCCGTGCCGATCACGCCGGGCCGACGCGGCAAGACCAAGGCCGCCAAGGGGGCGAAGGCGTCCGGCGCCAAGGCCAAGCCCGTCTGGGCCGGGCTCTATCTGGATTTCGCGGTGCTGGTGGCGCTGACGCCGGCGATCCTGGCGGCCGGGGGCGCTCTTGGCGTCAAGCTGGGCCTGATCAACCTGCCGTTCGGCTATAACACCCTGACCCTGGACTGGGCGCCGAAGGCGGCCCAGGTCAGCATCGTCACGGGCCTGGTCGGACTGGTCGTCGCCCTGTTCGCCGGCTTTGGCCGGTTGTGGAAGGCGGCGCTGACGGCGCTGCTGATCACGGCGGCGACGTTCGCGGTGATGTTCGGGGCCAAGGCGTTGCTGGGCCAGACCCCGCCGATCCACGATGTGGCCACCGACTGGAAGACGCCGCTGGGCTTCTCCGACGCGGCCATGGCCGCCCGGGGCGGGGCTGCGTCGCTGGTCGACGACGATCCCAGCCTGCCGGTGGGCTCGGCCGCGTTCGCCGGGCGACGGATCGCCGAGATCAACGCCGAGACATGTCCGGCGGCCCGCCCGCTGGTCAGCAACCGCGCGCCGGCGGATGTGTACGAAGCGGCCAAGGCCGCCGTCCTGGCGTCCGGCATGACGCTGGTCACGGATGATCCGGTCGACGGTCGCCTGGAAGCCACGGCGCGGAGCTTCTGGTACGGCCTGACCGACGATGTCGTGGTGCGGGTGCGTCCCGACGCCGCCGGTTCGCGGCTGGACATGCGCTCGATCGGGCGTGACGCCGGCGCCGACCTCGGGCGCAACTGCGACCGGATCGGCCGCCTGATCAGTGTGATCAAGGGGGGCTGA
- a CDS encoding ATP-binding protein: MDWLAKAWSDERLDEIAADTYRLTISRLVIAALVAGLMVFVLRPQVAFLWLLSLYMGEGLALLTTRRLRKGRTATPRERAWFVWASIPITISWSTLASLLWFEGQDLLKIAAVSVWAGQIVYTQNFRHQSVPMLVLNGLAPLASLLIFPIFFMPDTSPAAQTARWGLVLLVGTTLNVMAQNRAAARRMDELTRGLREEREKALEAARAKSTFIAVTSHELRTPMNGLLGMAHALERSNLDAVQREQVALMIKSGDSLMQLLNDVLDLSRVEVGKVELAPIDMTLQDVVGEVVDAWRDAADFKDLSLSVDYAPDLPPGLHADPLRIRQVVTNLVSNAIKFTVEGGVRLYVAAQALDGGDRRVSITVTDTGPGVPPDAAERVFDSFTQADQTISREHGGAGLGLSIAQALARQMGGDLILAPSERGACFVFTFVAPACAAPTASVEEVEADTDELGQIHVLMAEDNAINQLVVRTMLEPLGVALTVVENGQEALKAMAERRYHCVLMDINMPVMDGITALAAIRDGRAGDPAMPVIALTASAMSGDRERFLGLGFDDHLGKPVKPVDLITAIAKAVNPEPPNAGRRAA, translated from the coding sequence TTGGACTGGTTGGCCAAGGCATGGTCCGATGAGCGGCTCGACGAAATCGCGGCCGACACCTATCGGCTGACGATCTCGCGCCTGGTGATCGCCGCCCTTGTGGCGGGGCTGATGGTGTTCGTGCTTCGCCCGCAGGTCGCCTTCCTCTGGCTGCTCAGCCTCTATATGGGCGAAGGCCTGGCGCTTCTGACCACACGGCGCTTAAGAAAGGGACGCACAGCGACGCCGCGCGAGCGGGCCTGGTTCGTCTGGGCCTCCATTCCGATCACCATCAGCTGGTCGACGCTGGCGAGCTTGCTGTGGTTCGAGGGTCAGGACCTGCTGAAGATCGCCGCCGTCTCCGTCTGGGCGGGTCAGATCGTCTACACTCAGAATTTCCGGCATCAGTCCGTGCCGATGCTCGTGCTGAACGGGCTGGCGCCGCTGGCCAGCCTGCTGATCTTCCCGATCTTCTTCATGCCCGACACAAGTCCCGCCGCGCAAACTGCGCGCTGGGGTCTTGTTCTGCTGGTCGGGACCACCCTGAACGTGATGGCCCAGAACCGCGCGGCCGCGCGGCGGATGGACGAGCTGACGCGCGGCCTGCGTGAGGAGCGCGAAAAGGCGCTGGAGGCCGCCCGCGCCAAGTCGACCTTCATCGCCGTGACCAGCCATGAGCTGCGGACGCCGATGAACGGCCTGCTGGGCATGGCCCACGCCTTGGAGCGTTCGAACCTCGACGCGGTCCAGCGCGAGCAGGTCGCCCTGATGATCAAGTCGGGCGACAGCCTGATGCAGCTGCTGAATGACGTGCTGGACCTCTCGCGCGTCGAGGTGGGCAAGGTCGAGTTGGCGCCGATCGACATGACCTTGCAGGACGTGGTCGGCGAGGTCGTCGACGCCTGGCGCGACGCGGCGGACTTTAAGGACCTGTCGCTGAGCGTCGACTATGCGCCGGACCTGCCGCCCGGACTCCACGCCGACCCGCTGCGGATCCGCCAGGTGGTGACCAACCTCGTTTCCAACGCCATCAAGTTCACCGTCGAAGGCGGCGTCAGGCTGTACGTCGCCGCGCAAGCCTTGGACGGCGGCGATCGGCGCGTGTCGATCACCGTCACCGACACCGGACCCGGCGTCCCCCCGGACGCGGCCGAGCGCGTGTTCGACAGCTTCACCCAAGCCGATCAGACGATCTCGCGCGAGCACGGCGGCGCGGGTCTGGGCCTGTCGATCGCCCAGGCCCTGGCGCGCCAGATGGGCGGCGATCTTATTCTGGCGCCTTCGGAGCGGGGGGCCTGCTTCGTCTTCACCTTCGTGGCCCCCGCATGCGCGGCCCCGACCGCGTCCGTAGAGGAAGTCGAGGCGGACACCGATGAGTTGGGACAGATCCACGTGCTGATGGCCGAGGACAACGCCATCAACCAGCTGGTGGTCCGCACCATGCTGGAGCCGCTGGGCGTCGCCCTCACCGTCGTCGAAAACGGCCAGGAAGCGCTCAAGGCGATGGCCGAGCGCCGCTACCACTGCGTCCTGATGGACATCAACATGCCGGTGATGGACGGGATCACCGCCCTGGCGGCCATTCGCGACGGCCGCGCGGGAGACCCGGCCATGCCGGTGATCGCTCTCACCGCCTCAGCCATGTCCGGCGACCGCGAGCGCTTCCTGGGTCTGGGCTTCGACGATCACCTCGGCAAGCCAGTGAAGCCCGTCGACCTGATCACGGCCATCGCCAAGGCCGTGAACCCCGAGCCCCCAAACGCAGGCCGGCGGGCGGCTTAG